Proteins encoded by one window of Bacteroidota bacterium:
- a CDS encoding T9SS type A sorting domain-containing protein — protein sequence MKPMLRFAALLAVAAFIALDLSDPLLAATPGTGTLTSLTRSQTWTGGPFTAADGYTYAGIAYTLIISDPELCTSMTCDKYFLTVNIPASYYVTNPTHSVRVQINWASSNTDFDMYVYDAAGNQINSSGQGNTTFELVDLGQLTTGTYQILVIPFTAVDAGYNGSATVGPPPVENARLGKYKNGNFTFTPAKALGGPDGLLFGTQDLEPRAVYDGLGNIYVAGIEGTPGGTDVWKSGDGGNSFTYLGQPDGGQAASALAGRTPGAGGGDEDIAVGSTGTVYMASLWGAVLGVPGVGGVGAPLAATMCTSTNGGTLWVDNPWAQSLPIVDRQWIATYGDKTVYLTYQQEGVDLQGTNSLWVVKSTDGGLTFPQATQLTTPQLGTQPDFQGNIAVDQQNGNVYTVFIGHPGNSVYIARSSDGGRSFVLKLVRQGEPGISYSYVFPILALDRGGNVHVVYSDGTNVYLTSSADQGATWTLPVRVNNGPGAKLAIAPWVDAGDAGKVDIMWWSTSSTDNLAPDAQWKVYFAQTLNAFAKTPTISENAASGVFHSGPICVNGTACTAGTRNLAEYASTTVYLDGKAMIVYPDDQQTANPMTYFLKQTGGPGVLSSPHAVAAPALAAHREESNQPPQRYSLDQNYPNPFNPVTNIRYSLPERGFVQLTVHNLLGQEVARLVNAEQQEGVYSVPFDASLLSTGVYFYEVRSGAFVDTKRMLLLK from the coding sequence ATGAAACCCATGTTACGATTTGCAGCTCTCCTCGCCGTGGCGGCCTTCATCGCGCTCGACCTTTCGGATCCTCTCCTCGCAGCCACGCCGGGGACGGGGACACTGACTTCCCTGACCCGCAGCCAAACGTGGACCGGGGGTCCGTTCACCGCCGCGGACGGCTACACCTACGCGGGCATCGCCTACACCCTGATCATCAGCGACCCCGAGCTCTGCACATCGATGACGTGTGATAAATATTTTCTGACCGTGAATATCCCGGCGTCGTATTATGTGACCAACCCGACCCATAGCGTGAGAGTCCAGATCAACTGGGCCAGCAGCAACACCGACTTCGACATGTACGTCTACGACGCTGCCGGGAACCAGATCAACAGCTCCGGTCAGGGGAACACGACGTTTGAACTGGTCGACCTCGGACAGCTGACGACCGGCACCTACCAGATTCTTGTGATCCCCTTTACAGCCGTCGACGCCGGGTACAACGGGAGCGCGACGGTCGGGCCGCCGCCGGTGGAGAACGCGCGTCTGGGAAAATACAAGAATGGAAATTTCACATTCACTCCCGCGAAGGCGCTGGGCGGACCTGACGGACTCCTGTTCGGCACCCAGGACCTCGAACCCCGCGCGGTGTATGACGGTCTCGGCAACATCTATGTCGCGGGAATAGAGGGAACGCCGGGCGGGACGGACGTCTGGAAGTCGGGGGACGGCGGAAACTCCTTCACCTACCTCGGGCAACCGGACGGCGGCCAGGCTGCGTCCGCGCTCGCCGGCAGAACGCCGGGCGCCGGGGGCGGGGATGAAGATATTGCGGTCGGCTCGACGGGCACGGTCTACATGGCGTCGCTCTGGGGAGCGGTGCTTGGGGTACCCGGAGTCGGAGGCGTGGGCGCGCCCCTCGCCGCCACGATGTGCACTTCCACGAACGGCGGGACGCTCTGGGTCGATAACCCGTGGGCGCAGAGCCTTCCCATCGTGGACCGCCAATGGATCGCGACCTACGGCGACAAGACCGTTTATCTGACCTATCAGCAAGAAGGGGTCGACCTTCAGGGGACTAACAGTCTCTGGGTCGTGAAGTCGACCGACGGCGGGCTCACGTTCCCGCAAGCGACTCAGCTCACGACTCCTCAGCTCGGCACGCAACCCGATTTCCAGGGAAACATTGCGGTCGACCAGCAGAACGGGAATGTCTATACCGTGTTCATCGGGCATCCGGGGAATTCGGTCTACATCGCCCGCTCGTCGGACGGAGGAAGGTCGTTCGTTTTGAAACTCGTCCGCCAGGGAGAGCCCGGAATATCGTACTCGTATGTGTTCCCGATTCTCGCCCTCGACAGGGGAGGGAACGTGCACGTGGTCTACTCCGACGGGACGAACGTCTACCTGACCAGTTCGGCGGACCAGGGCGCGACCTGGACTCTCCCGGTGAGAGTAAACAACGGACCCGGAGCGAAGCTGGCAATCGCTCCCTGGGTCGATGCGGGCGACGCGGGCAAGGTCGATATCATGTGGTGGTCGACTTCCTCCACCGATAATCTGGCACCCGACGCCCAATGGAAAGTATATTTCGCACAGACGCTCAACGCTTTCGCCAAGACTCCCACGATCAGCGAAAACGCCGCGAGCGGCGTATTCCATAGCGGCCCCATCTGCGTCAACGGGACCGCATGCACAGCGGGCACGAGAAACCTCGCGGAATACGCCTCTACAACGGTGTACCTGGATGGGAAAGCGATGATCGTCTATCCGGACGATCAGCAGACGGCGAACCCGATGACCTATTTCTTGAAACAGACAGGCGGCCCGGGCGTGCTTTCGTCCCCCCATGCGGTCGCTGCGCCGGCGCTCGCGGCGCACCGGGAGGAATCGAATCAGCCGCCGCAGAGGTATTCCCTCGACCAGAATTATCCGAACCCGTTCAACCCGGTGACGAACATCAGGTACTCTCTGCCGGAGCGGGGCTTCGTACAATTGACGGTCCACAATCTCCTCGGTCAGGAAGTGGCCAGGCTCGTCAACGCCGAGCAACAGGAGGGGGTCTATTCGGTTCCCTTCGACGCTTCGCTCCTCTCAACCGGGGTCTATTTCTACGAGGTTCGAAGCGGAGCGTTCGTCGACACCAAGCGGATGTTGTTGCTCAAGTGA
- a CDS encoding S8 family serine peptidase, with amino-acid sequence MRFPILQVALGILLSACAGLAGQPKDGVTYGGMSLVRQPADVTGQYFVVFKSAPGAAERALVTGNRATILYQYGIIPAFAVRVPDALSLNAIKSDLRVSYVEAVQVYYALGTQQDPEITDPPNDQSTPGNATQDILSAWIDQPDNGHLRFSIRVSDLSAVNPSTGDGLPVNGAWKVAFNLQNGGRTTADQYFVQMRKPESGPEVFSWGYVDANGINSEQSSVDAGAIQTSQGIITFLMTNSVFSGAPNQNGNPQPGDVLSGTFASSTQLIGASGTGLLAPIDQAPDTGSGRNFTLLTILPQFGLSALSLDFGTLQAGQTKTDTLTVTNNGSTPFTISSVSSNNPVFTVTPVSGSLNPSARMNFFVKFSPTGAGTQLGNITFTHTAQGSPAVVPVKGAVPSATQAEIRPWGIDTVRAPGAWGTTKGRTIKVAILDTGIDSLHYDLVDRYKGGYNFVAKNTHPWDGHGHGTHCAGIIGATLNSVGVVGVAPEVDIYALKVLSDAGTGTSADILAAVDWAVQNHMNIASMSLGGGLGITAPTGQAARVPVYSPTEELAYQNAYNAGLLIITAAGNDGEPVVMYPAAYQAPMAVGAIDQTLTLATFSDYGADLEIVAPGVDILSTFPRGTGRDSKVMQGTTKYDANVIEFSALTGSAGITRQAINCQKGLAPSDFPAQVAGNIALIQRGDSSFASKVQKAQDAGAVGAIIYNNVAGNFNGTLGTARDDARNRDWIPGVSLSLADGQALAALGAPTVTLINAVGDFIKESGTSMATPHVSGVAALTWAANPTLTNQQVRDILKQTARDLGVPGTDPQYGAGLADAAAAVRAAQAIAPATKGGTVSPATPSVAWQGGPYTAVTADPVLCTSLSCDHFLLTVNIPASYYTTYPNNSVRVHLAWKDTVDDFDLYVNDLAGNAVNSSTQGMTVFEDADLGQLTTGTYDVQVVAFATVNESYSGSASVGPPPADGARSARYKTGKYTFTQPKVLGGPDGLLFNVQDLEPRAAYDAAGNIYVAAIQGTPGGTDVWKSQDGGNTFAYLGQPDGGQAASATAGRTPGVGGGDEDIAIGSTGRVYVASLFGIEQPMTITMSSSTNGGATWVANPNSQNVPLDDRQWIAASGDKTVYLTFAQSGALLVGTSSIFCMKSTDGGLTFPQVTEVTKPELGVQAEFQGNIAIDPRNGNLYTVFIGHPGNYVYVARSTDGGNSFVLRLVKSGSQTESYANVFPIIAVDRGGNLHVVYSTGKSICLASSSDQGETWTQPVRVSNGIETKTALSPWIDAGDAGKVDIMWWATSAPSNLTGDAKWKVYFAQCLNALSKTPTISENAATGVFHTGPICVRGTACAAGTRDLAEYGSTTVYLDGKAMIVYPDDQQTANPLTYFVKQTGGTGVLSGAAATAPRLEAVREASKGAPDRYALEQNYPNPFNPVTQIRYSLPEDGHVRLTVHNILGQTVADLIGGDQPAGNYSVAFDASRLPSGVYYYHLTAGTFADVKRMVLLK; translated from the coding sequence ATGAGATTTCCGATACTACAGGTAGCCCTTGGAATCCTCCTGTCGGCGTGCGCCGGTTTGGCCGGGCAGCCGAAAGATGGCGTGACCTACGGGGGCATGTCGCTCGTCCGCCAGCCGGCCGACGTGACAGGTCAGTACTTTGTCGTTTTTAAATCGGCGCCCGGGGCCGCGGAACGAGCCCTGGTCACCGGAAACCGCGCAACGATACTCTATCAATACGGGATCATCCCCGCCTTCGCGGTACGGGTGCCGGATGCGCTCTCACTCAATGCCATAAAGAGCGACCTGCGCGTCAGCTACGTCGAGGCGGTCCAGGTTTACTACGCGCTCGGGACGCAGCAGGATCCTGAAATCACCGATCCGCCGAACGATCAATCGACGCCGGGGAACGCCACGCAGGACATTCTTTCCGCCTGGATCGACCAACCCGACAACGGCCACCTGCGGTTTTCTATCAGGGTCAGCGATCTCTCCGCCGTAAATCCGTCGACGGGCGACGGGCTTCCGGTCAACGGGGCCTGGAAAGTCGCGTTCAATCTCCAGAACGGTGGAAGGACCACCGCCGATCAGTATTTCGTGCAGATGCGAAAGCCCGAATCGGGCCCGGAGGTCTTCTCGTGGGGCTATGTCGACGCCAACGGTATCAACAGCGAACAGAGCTCGGTCGACGCCGGCGCCATACAGACGTCGCAGGGGATCATCACGTTTCTCATGACGAACAGCGTCTTTTCCGGCGCGCCGAACCAGAACGGCAATCCCCAGCCGGGCGATGTTCTGAGCGGAACCTTCGCTTCGTCCACGCAGCTCATCGGAGCCTCCGGGACAGGTCTCCTCGCGCCGATCGACCAAGCGCCGGACACCGGGAGCGGGAGAAACTTCACGCTCCTGACAATCCTTCCGCAGTTCGGGCTGTCGGCGTTGAGCCTCGATTTTGGCACGTTGCAGGCCGGCCAGACAAAGACGGACACTCTGACGGTCACCAACAACGGCTCGACGCCGTTCACAATCTCTTCGGTGAGCTCGAACAACCCCGTCTTCACCGTCACACCGGTCTCCGGGAGTCTCAATCCGTCGGCACGGATGAATTTCTTCGTCAAGTTCAGCCCGACGGGCGCGGGGACGCAATTGGGGAATATCACCTTCACGCACACCGCGCAAGGCTCCCCGGCCGTCGTGCCGGTGAAGGGGGCAGTCCCTTCCGCCACGCAGGCCGAAATCCGTCCCTGGGGGATCGACACGGTGCGGGCCCCGGGGGCCTGGGGGACGACGAAAGGCAGGACGATCAAAGTGGCGATTCTCGACACCGGCATCGACTCGCTGCACTACGACCTTGTCGACCGCTACAAAGGGGGATACAATTTCGTCGCGAAGAACACCCATCCGTGGGACGGCCACGGGCATGGGACTCACTGCGCAGGGATTATTGGCGCCACGCTCAACTCCGTCGGCGTCGTGGGAGTCGCGCCTGAAGTCGATATCTACGCGCTGAAAGTGCTCAGCGACGCCGGAACCGGGACAAGCGCGGATATACTCGCTGCGGTCGACTGGGCAGTCCAGAACCACATGAACATCGCGAGCATGAGCCTCGGCGGGGGTCTCGGGATTACCGCTCCGACGGGGCAGGCCGCCCGGGTGCCTGTCTACAGCCCGACCGAAGAGCTCGCCTACCAGAACGCGTACAATGCCGGGCTGTTGATCATCACGGCGGCGGGCAACGACGGCGAGCCAGTGGTGATGTATCCCGCGGCCTATCAGGCCCCCATGGCGGTCGGCGCGATCGATCAGACACTGACGCTTGCCACTTTTTCGGATTATGGAGCCGACCTGGAAATCGTCGCCCCGGGGGTCGATATCCTTTCGACGTTCCCCCGCGGCACGGGCCGGGACAGCAAGGTGATGCAGGGGACCACCAAGTACGATGCGAACGTCATCGAGTTTTCGGCTCTGACCGGCTCCGCCGGGATTACGAGGCAGGCGATCAATTGCCAGAAGGGATTGGCGCCGTCCGATTTTCCAGCGCAGGTGGCCGGGAATATCGCGCTGATCCAGCGCGGAGACAGCAGTTTTGCGAGCAAGGTGCAGAAGGCGCAGGATGCCGGCGCTGTGGGCGCGATTATCTATAATAATGTCGCCGGAAACTTCAACGGAACGCTCGGCACCGCCAGGGACGACGCGCGAAACCGCGACTGGATCCCGGGCGTTTCCCTCTCGCTGGCCGACGGTCAGGCGCTGGCCGCGCTCGGGGCTCCCACGGTCACGCTCATCAACGCGGTCGGCGACTTCATCAAGGAAAGCGGCACCTCGATGGCTACGCCCCATGTGAGCGGTGTCGCGGCGCTGACGTGGGCGGCGAATCCGACTCTCACCAACCAGCAAGTGCGCGACATCCTGAAGCAGACAGCGCGTGATCTCGGAGTTCCGGGAACCGATCCGCAATACGGCGCGGGGCTCGCCGACGCAGCGGCGGCGGTCCGGGCCGCGCAGGCGATCGCCCCGGCGACGAAGGGGGGAACGGTCTCCCCCGCGACGCCGTCAGTCGCGTGGCAGGGCGGACCGTACACAGCCGTCACCGCCGATCCGGTGCTCTGCACGTCGTTGTCATGCGATCATTTTCTGCTGACCGTGAACATCCCGGCCTCGTATTACACCACCTATCCCAATAACTCCGTCCGGGTGCACCTTGCGTGGAAGGATACGGTGGATGATTTCGATCTCTACGTCAACGACCTCGCCGGCAACGCGGTCAATTCATCGACCCAGGGGATGACCGTCTTCGAGGACGCCGATCTCGGGCAGCTCACAACGGGAACCTACGATGTTCAGGTTGTCGCCTTTGCGACGGTGAACGAATCGTACTCGGGGAGCGCCTCGGTCGGACCGCCGCCCGCCGACGGAGCGCGAAGCGCGAGATATAAAACCGGAAAGTATACTTTTACCCAGCCGAAAGTCCTTGGCGGACCGGACGGGCTCCTGTTCAACGTTCAGGACCTGGAGCCCCGCGCCGCGTATGATGCCGCCGGAAACATCTATGTTGCGGCCATCCAGGGGACGCCGGGCGGGACGGATGTCTGGAAGTCGCAGGACGGCGGAAACACGTTTGCCTACCTCGGACAACCGGACGGCGGACAGGCGGCCTCGGCCACGGCGGGAAGAACGCCGGGCGTGGGGGGCGGCGACGAGGATATTGCGATCGGCTCCACGGGACGGGTCTACGTAGCCTCTCTCTTCGGGATCGAGCAACCGATGACCATCACGATGTCCAGCTCGACGAACGGCGGCGCCACATGGGTCGCGAATCCCAACTCGCAGAACGTCCCGCTGGACGACCGGCAATGGATCGCGGCCTCCGGCGACAAGACGGTGTACCTGACCTTTGCGCAGTCCGGAGCGCTCCTCGTCGGAACGAGCAGCATCTTCTGCATGAAGTCGACCGACGGGGGATTGACCTTTCCGCAGGTGACCGAGGTGACGAAACCGGAGCTCGGCGTCCAGGCGGAATTTCAGGGGAACATTGCGATCGACCCTCGAAACGGTAATCTCTATACGGTCTTCATAGGGCACCCCGGGAATTACGTGTATGTCGCGCGCTCCACCGACGGGGGAAATTCGTTCGTCCTCCGGTTGGTGAAATCGGGTTCGCAGACGGAGTCGTATGCGAACGTCTTCCCGATCATCGCCGTGGACCGCGGGGGAAACCTCCATGTGGTCTACTCCACGGGAAAGAGTATCTGTCTCGCAAGTTCCTCCGATCAGGGGGAGACATGGACGCAGCCCGTCCGGGTCAGCAACGGGATCGAAACCAAGACCGCGCTCTCGCCCTGGATCGACGCAGGGGACGCCGGGAAAGTCGACATCATGTGGTGGGCCACTTCTGCCCCTAGCAATCTGACGGGGGACGCAAAGTGGAAGGTCTACTTCGCGCAATGCCTGAACGCGCTCTCGAAAACCCCCACCATCAGCGAGAATGCGGCGACCGGGGTCTTTCACACGGGTCCGATTTGCGTGAGGGGGACGGCCTGCGCGGCAGGAACCCGCGACCTGGCGGAGTACGGATCGACGACGGTCTATCTGGATGGCAAGGCGATGATCGTCTATCCCGACGACCAGCAGACCGCCAACCCGCTGACGTACTTCGTGAAGCAGACAGGAGGGACCGGGGTGCTCTCGGGAGCCGCCGCAACCGCACCGAGGCTTGAAGCCGTGCGCGAAGCCTCGAAAGGGGCGCCGGATCGCTACGCGCTCGAGCAGAATTACCCGAATCCGTTTAACCCGGTGACGCAGATCAGGTACAGCCTGCCGGAGGATGGACATGTACGGTTGACGGTCCACAATATTCTGGGCCAGACGGTCGCGGATTTGATCGGCGGAGACCAGCCGGCCGGGAACTACTCGGTCGCCTTCGACGCCTCCCGCCTGCCGAGCGGGGTATACTATTACCATCTCACCGCGGGCACCTTCGCGGATGTGAAGAGGATGGTGCTTCTGAAATAG
- a CDS encoding PAS domain S-box protein, translating into MSLDQATITLSFYALISLMATLANTAHAIFVFLKDPRSPVNRVWALATGCLVWWGFGEVILRATDQPDVADMMNRIFGIGLRMLPAFFLHFTLVFTERQRVLRRWWAPLFIYGPALVFSGLQFTGHITHVIRLPWGYASTPADGFLYYILWLESCFLWGLYLCYEKFMTGRFRRERRQALLVLLGVVIPLLPSSLIDGLLPLLGIQMIRIAEISSTITVAFVTYAVVRFQLMSLTPESSAKAILDTIGGLLAVTDPDGRIVFTNESFKEKIGTEDHSITRFHFYDFVDEGRGVLLDAYRAAPELPSSALSEVKFRSMNGSRFPGLLSVSPILNEGETVGFAHFARDISELKRSDEALRQSEIRFRSVWENSTDGMRLTDENGIIVAVNSSFCAMAGMKESELTGRPITVTYSGKADREEMLRNYRERFERRRIEPHVERLITLHSGKTLYIEGIHSFFELEYGKGLLLGVFRDVSERKIAERRIQMLAHTITSMQECVTITDMKDNILSVNPAFLRVYGYEEAEIIGKHITIVRSPDNPPGLSEEINAQTLRGGWTGELLNVRKNGETFPIVMSSSIVRDNAGTPVAFVGIARDITEQKNLQRRLDEASRRRNEDLRRFAIEVQRAQEEERRRIARELHDDLGQRLSGMKFNIEVFEDTLENQDAPTREKLDQFKKQIDGMIIEIRRLSSNLHPSVLDDFGLIVALKLLCEEIGKIQNIKILFEPADAKMGRFEPHVEIALFRIVQEALSNVGKHAGASEVRVRLGLEGDTVRLQVRDNGSGFDTASVHLKKDSSRGLGLISMRERSEELGGTCRIESTPGKGTTITVEFPVHR; encoded by the coding sequence ATGTCGCTGGATCAGGCCACCATCACGCTCAGTTTTTACGCTCTGATCAGCCTGATGGCCACCCTGGCCAACACCGCTCACGCTATTTTCGTGTTCCTGAAGGATCCCCGGAGTCCGGTGAACCGCGTCTGGGCTCTGGCGACCGGCTGCCTCGTCTGGTGGGGGTTCGGAGAAGTCATCCTGCGGGCCACCGATCAGCCCGACGTCGCCGACATGATGAACCGGATATTCGGAATCGGGCTCCGGATGCTCCCCGCCTTTTTTCTCCACTTCACGCTGGTGTTCACCGAAAGACAGCGCGTCCTGCGCAGGTGGTGGGCGCCGCTTTTTATCTACGGCCCCGCCTTGGTCTTCTCCGGCCTGCAATTCACGGGACACATCACCCACGTCATCCGGCTTCCCTGGGGGTACGCCTCGACGCCCGCGGACGGGTTTCTCTATTATATTCTCTGGCTTGAATCCTGTTTTCTCTGGGGCCTCTACCTCTGTTACGAGAAATTCATGACCGGGCGGTTCCGGAGAGAGCGCCGCCAGGCCCTCCTGGTCCTGCTCGGGGTCGTCATCCCGCTGTTGCCGAGTTCGCTGATCGACGGACTCCTTCCCCTTCTCGGGATCCAGATGATCCGCATCGCCGAGATCTCTTCGACGATTACCGTCGCCTTCGTCACCTACGCCGTCGTCCGGTTCCAGCTCATGTCGCTGACGCCCGAATCGAGCGCGAAGGCGATTCTCGACACGATCGGAGGGCTGCTCGCGGTGACCGACCCCGACGGGCGCATCGTCTTCACCAACGAATCGTTCAAGGAGAAGATCGGGACCGAGGACCATTCCATCACCCGTTTTCATTTTTACGATTTTGTCGACGAGGGAAGAGGGGTGCTCCTCGACGCCTACCGGGCCGCTCCCGAACTCCCTTCGTCCGCCCTCTCCGAGGTCAAATTCCGCAGCATGAACGGCTCGAGGTTTCCGGGCCTGTTGTCCGTTTCCCCGATCCTCAACGAGGGGGAGACGGTCGGATTCGCTCATTTCGCGCGCGACATCTCGGAGCTGAAGCGCTCGGACGAGGCGCTCCGGCAATCAGAGATCCGCTTCCGTTCCGTCTGGGAGAACTCCACGGACGGCATGCGGCTGACGGACGAGAACGGGATCATCGTCGCGGTGAACAGTTCGTTCTGCGCCATGGCCGGGATGAAGGAGAGCGAGCTCACAGGGAGGCCGATTACGGTCACCTATTCGGGCAAAGCGGACCGGGAAGAGATGCTGAGAAACTACCGGGAGCGGTTCGAGCGGCGGCGGATCGAGCCGCACGTCGAGCGGCTGATCACCCTCCATTCGGGCAAGACGCTCTACATCGAAGGGATCCACTCCTTTTTCGAGCTCGAGTACGGGAAGGGGCTCCTCCTCGGGGTCTTTCGCGACGTCAGCGAGCGCAAGATCGCGGAGCGGAGGATCCAGATGCTTGCCCACACGATCACCAGCATGCAGGAATGCGTGACGATCACCGACATGAAGGACAATATTCTCTCCGTCAACCCCGCGTTTCTGAGGGTGTACGGCTACGAGGAAGCCGAGATTATCGGGAAACATATCACGATCGTCCGGTCTCCGGACAATCCGCCTGGCCTGTCGGAGGAGATCAACGCGCAGACGCTCCGGGGCGGGTGGACCGGGGAGCTTCTGAACGTCAGGAAGAACGGAGAAACCTTTCCGATCGTCATGAGCTCGTCCATCGTGCGCGACAACGCGGGGACGCCGGTCGCGTTCGTGGGAATCGCGCGCGACATCACGGAGCAAAAAAACCTCCAGCGCCGGCTGGACGAGGCGTCGCGCCGGAGGAACGAGGATCTGCGCCGCTTCGCCATAGAAGTGCAGCGCGCCCAGGAGGAGGAACGCCGCCGGATCGCGCGCGAGCTGCACGACGACCTGGGGCAGCGGCTGAGCGGCATGAAGTTCAACATCGAGGTCTTCGAAGACACCCTCGAGAATCAGGACGCGCCGACCAGGGAGAAACTGGACCAGTTCAAGAAACAGATCGACGGGATGATCATCGAGATCCGGCGGCTCTCGTCGAACCTGCATCCCTCGGTCCTGGACGACTTCGGCCTCATCGTGGCGCTCAAGCTGCTGTGCGAGGAGATCGGCAAAATCCAGAACATCAAGATACTCTTTGAGCCGGCGGACGCGAAGATGGGGCGGTTCGAGCCGCACGTCGAAATCGCCCTCTTCCGGATCGTGCAGGAGGCCCTCTCGAACGTCGGGAAACATGCCGGGGCGTCGGAGGTTCGCGTGCGTCTCGGGCTGGAGGGCGATACCGTCCGGCTGCAGGTCCGGGACAACGGCTCCGGTTTTGACACCGCGTCCGTGCATCTGAAGAAGGACTCGAGCAGGGGGTTGGGGTTGATCAGCATGCGTGAGCGCTCCGAAGAACTCGGCGGGACATGCCGAATCGAATCCACGCCCGGCAAGGGCACGACGATCACCGTTGAATTTCCGGTACACCGATGA
- a CDS encoding response regulator transcription factor, translating into MKKIKILIADDHSLVRTGLRQLLEGSDEFSVVGEAASGEEAVLQVAKLKPDIAILDISMPGMSGIEATRTIGRQSPGTRVLILTIHESEEYVYQMVRAGASGYVLKDAGKEELFMAVQAVAAGERFFSPGVSKLMVEEFIRRATEQDSAPPPPDQVLTNREYEVLKHIAEGMTNQQIADKLFISVRTVDTHRTNLMQKLDIHDTASLVRYAIQKGLVDIRPKI; encoded by the coding sequence ATGAAAAAAATAAAGATTCTCATTGCGGACGACCACAGCCTTGTTCGTACCGGACTACGGCAATTGCTCGAGGGATCCGACGAGTTTTCGGTCGTCGGGGAGGCCGCCAGCGGCGAGGAAGCCGTCCTGCAGGTGGCGAAGCTGAAGCCCGATATCGCCATCCTCGATATTTCCATGCCGGGAATGAGCGGAATCGAGGCGACCCGGACGATCGGCAGGCAGAGCCCGGGCACCAGGGTGCTGATCCTGACGATCCATGAGAGCGAGGAGTATGTTTACCAAATGGTGCGGGCCGGGGCGAGCGGCTATGTCCTGAAAGACGCCGGCAAGGAGGAACTCTTCATGGCGGTCCAGGCCGTCGCCGCCGGGGAGCGGTTCTTCAGCCCCGGGGTTTCAAAATTGATGGTGGAGGAATTCATCCGCAGGGCGACGGAGCAGGATTCCGCCCCGCCGCCGCCCGACCAGGTGCTGACGAACAGAGAATACGAGGTGTTGAAGCATATCGCCGAAGGGATGACGAATCAGCAGATCGCAGACAAATTGTTCATCAGCGTCCGGACGGTCGATACCCACAGGACCAACCTGATGCAAAAGCTCGACATTCACGACACCGCAAGCCTCGTGCGCTACGCGATCCAGAAAGGACTGGTCGACATCAGGCCGAAGATCTAG
- a CDS encoding response regulator transcription factor, with protein sequence MSSLRILIADDHEGFREEVTQYLRYQSGIEIVGSAGNGMDAVFQARSLHPDLVLMDISMPVMSGLEAAREIKEFSPDIKVVFVTIHEEGTYQSLAKVLGVDGFICKTDLKRELPKMLSGFERDRRAASEV encoded by the coding sequence ATGAGCTCTTTGAGGATCCTGATCGCGGACGACCACGAAGGGTTCAGGGAAGAAGTGACTCAGTATCTCAGATACCAGAGCGGGATCGAGATCGTGGGGAGCGCGGGAAACGGCATGGACGCCGTCTTCCAGGCACGGTCGCTGCACCCGGACCTGGTCCTGATGGATATCAGCATGCCCGTCATGAGCGGGCTCGAGGCGGCGAGAGAGATCAAAGAATTCTCCCCCGACATCAAAGTCGTCTTCGTGACGATTCACGAAGAGGGGACCTACCAGTCTCTCGCAAAAGTGCTTGGCGTCGACGGTTTCATCTGCAAGACCGACCTGAAGCGTGAACTGCCGAAAATGCTCTCGGGTTTCGAGCGGGACCGCCGCGCCGCATCCGAAGTCTGA